One Longimicrobium sp. DNA window includes the following coding sequences:
- a CDS encoding serine hydrolase — MRTASIGAGRLSSRTFAALLFALLAAAVPEAGAQASWPAERWPTATPAEVGLNAAVLDSIDAEIRSGRYGYVDRFLVIRRGRLAYDRRYQHDYDAAYGDSSRLATSLRTHDRAGPYNYFNAWWHPYYRRGDLHTLQSVTKTITSIVIGTAVTRGEFPSLDTPVLAFFDSGMVANVDDRKRRMTLRHLLTMTAGLDWDEMRPYGDPANTAIGLEGSYDWVKFTIDRPMMEEPGTRFNYNSGASELLAHVFRRATGVDIEEYAARHLFAPLGIRDWHWKRTPTGVVDTEGGLYLASEDLARLWYLFLRDGAWNGRQVVSRDWVRASLAPAVVVNPARPNGARYGLKWWLFPNPTDSTRVMWAGSGFGGQVPVVVPEDDLVVVFNQWNILPGRPALPGLPTLARIIRAVTDRRR, encoded by the coding sequence ATGAGAACAGCCAGCATCGGCGCAGGCCGTTTGTCCTCACGAACTTTTGCAGCGCTCCTCTTCGCGCTCCTCGCCGCCGCCGTGCCGGAGGCCGGAGCGCAGGCGTCGTGGCCCGCCGAGCGGTGGCCGACGGCGACGCCCGCGGAGGTCGGGCTCAACGCCGCGGTGCTCGACAGCATCGACGCCGAGATCCGCTCCGGGCGCTACGGCTACGTGGACCGCTTCCTGGTGATCCGCCGGGGCCGGCTGGCGTACGACCGGCGCTACCAGCACGACTACGACGCCGCCTACGGCGACTCCTCCCGCCTGGCCACGTCGCTGCGCACCCACGACCGCGCGGGGCCCTACAACTACTTCAACGCGTGGTGGCACCCCTACTACCGGCGGGGCGACCTGCACACGCTGCAGTCGGTCACCAAGACCATCACCTCCATCGTGATCGGCACGGCCGTGACGCGCGGCGAGTTCCCGTCGCTCGACACGCCGGTGCTCGCGTTCTTCGACTCCGGCATGGTCGCCAACGTGGACGACCGCAAGCGGCGCATGACCCTCCGGCACCTGCTGACCATGACGGCCGGGCTGGACTGGGACGAGATGCGGCCGTACGGCGACCCCGCCAACACGGCGATCGGCCTGGAAGGCAGCTACGACTGGGTCAAGTTCACCATCGACCGGCCGATGATGGAGGAGCCGGGGACGCGCTTCAACTACAACAGCGGCGCCAGCGAGCTCCTGGCGCACGTCTTCCGCCGCGCCACGGGCGTCGACATCGAGGAGTACGCCGCGCGCCACCTGTTCGCCCCGCTCGGCATCCGCGACTGGCACTGGAAGCGCACGCCGACGGGAGTGGTGGACACCGAGGGCGGGCTCTACCTGGCGTCGGAAGACCTGGCGAGGCTCTGGTACCTGTTCCTGCGCGACGGAGCGTGGAACGGCCGGCAGGTGGTGAGCCGCGACTGGGTGCGGGCCTCGCTGGCCCCCGCCGTGGTGGTGAACCCCGCGCGGCCGAACGGCGCCCGCTACGGCCTGAAGTGGTGGCTCTTCCCCAACCCCACGGACAGCACGCGCGTGATGTGGGCCGGGTCCGGGTTCGGCGGGCAGGTCCCCGTCGTCGTCCCGGAGGACGACCTGGTCGTCGTCTTCAACCAGTGGAACATCCTCCCGGGGCGGCCGGCGCTCCCGGGGCTTCCCACGCTCGCGCGGATCATCAGGGCGGTGACCGACCGGCGCCGCTGA
- a CDS encoding SgcJ/EcaC family oxidoreductase — MDDDDLRRTDDDARIRELIGERVRAVHAKDLDAVVSPHAADVLSFDVLGPLRYRGSAAIRERAAEWFSAYDGPIGYEVRDLAVTAGADVAFCHYLYRVSGTTTEGTAVEMWVRATVCLRKTDGAWTIAHEHQSVPFDPESGRALLDLEP; from the coding sequence ATGGACGACGACGACCTCCGCCGGACGGACGACGACGCGCGCATCCGCGAGCTGATCGGCGAGCGGGTCCGGGCCGTCCACGCGAAAGACCTCGACGCGGTCGTGTCTCCCCACGCCGCCGACGTCCTCTCCTTCGACGTCCTGGGACCGCTGCGGTACCGCGGGTCCGCCGCGATCCGGGAGCGTGCGGCGGAGTGGTTCTCCGCGTACGACGGCCCGATCGGGTACGAGGTCCGCGACCTGGCCGTCACCGCCGGCGCCGACGTGGCCTTCTGCCACTACCTTTACCGCGTCAGCGGAACGACGACGGAAGGGACGGCCGTCGAGATGTGGGTGCGGGCGACCGTCTGCCTCCGGAAGACCGATGGCGCGTGGACGATCGCCCACGAGCACCAGTCGGTGCCCTTCGACCCGGAGAGCGGCCGGGCGCTGCTCGACCTGGAGCCCTGA
- a CDS encoding sugar O-acetyltransferase produces MADTERAKMLRGDLYLASDPELAAARLRARDLWQRLNALPADAAEERQVLLRELLGSLGPGAVIEPPFYCDYGTQIELAAGAFVNMNCVFLDPAPIRIGEQAMLGPNVQLLTADHPRDPHVRVAGPELARPITIGARVWIGGGTIVCPGVHIGDDTTIGAGSVVVRDIPDGVVAVGSPCRVVRRL; encoded by the coding sequence ATGGCGGACACCGAGCGCGCAAAGATGCTGCGGGGGGACCTCTACCTCGCCTCGGACCCGGAGCTGGCCGCGGCCCGGCTGCGCGCCCGCGACCTGTGGCAGCGCCTCAACGCCCTTCCCGCGGACGCGGCGGAGGAGAGGCAGGTCCTGCTGCGGGAGCTCCTCGGCTCGCTCGGGCCGGGCGCGGTGATCGAGCCGCCCTTCTACTGCGACTACGGCACGCAGATCGAGCTCGCCGCGGGCGCGTTCGTCAACATGAACTGCGTGTTCCTGGACCCGGCGCCGATCCGCATCGGCGAGCAGGCCATGCTCGGCCCCAACGTGCAGCTGCTGACGGCGGACCACCCGCGCGACCCGCACGTGCGGGTCGCCGGGCCCGAGCTGGCGCGCCCGATCACCATCGGCGCCCGCGTCTGGATCGGCGGCGGAACCATCGTCTGCCCGGGCGTGCACATCGGCGACGACACCACGATCGGTGCGGGGAGCGTGGTGGTGCGCGACATCCCGGACGGCGTGGTGGCGGTGGGCAGCCCGTGCCGCGTGGTGCGCCGCCTCTGA